GTCCTATGCTGTGCAAAAAGCATTAACAATATGTAAAGGTACATGCATAACGATTTATGTTCATATATCAAGTAGCATAAAATTACATGTAGATGAACGTTATAAATTATGATGGTTCtgtgatttcatattgaagttcagtaaaataataaacatagcataatgcattctgcaaataaatattttatgtaaGAACTTGGAATCACCAACCTGCTTAAGTGCAATCTCTGTTTAAATGTATAGATATGTCAGAAAAtcagttatattattatattattattattattattattattattattattaataataataataataataataataataataataataataattaacacgCTTTTATTGTATAACTGACgtttcagaaatatttatatgAAATCACTGTACCATCAGTTTATAACATATTTGAATGCATAACAATGAAAACTGCACTCATCTACATGTAATTTtaggctacttgaaaactgaacagaaatcattATCGACGTACTTTACATGTTGTGCTCAGTTTTGCACAGCATGGCTTTGGTACAGTTTCTTAACCTTTTCGCTGTCACTCGAAGTTAATTTTAAAGGAACAACAAATCGAGATTGCAGTTACTGACGCtttgtaaaacaatgttttttgtttttttcgggggTGGGATTGCTCGCAAGAGGCCACTGAAGACAGGCTAAGATTGGTAGTTTGGTACTGACAAATTATACGGATCTTAAAATGCGTCTTACCTAAGGCTAAGACTCAGCTcggcagcaaataaataaataaataaataaaacctcagcTCGGCGCGTGCTATGTGAGTTACGTCCTTCACATGCGCAGTGGATGTTGGTCCTGTTGCTAAGCACCACGTTTGTTAGAGTAAAGGCCCTACTCTATACCACATATCTCATATACAGTAAATTGTTTTCATTGAGAATCTATTTATGAGAATCTATTTAACCAAATATGtcaaaagttatatatatatatatatatatatagataaatatatatagactatatattatatatatatatataattcattagtattgtatttttaaacaatctATTGGGAATGTATATTTTCTAATTGGTAACATGAAAGTgcgttttcttaaaaggaaagcATACATTAGAATGGTGTTTACGCAGCAAATCACGTCAGTGTGCTCGGTCACCGGGGATGCACAGCAGCGGTCACAAATTACATGAACATCTGTCACGTATAATTAcatctttctaattcctgtgacaGTTGAGAAGTGTGCGCTGTagttgcaaatacattacattttggtgTGGTTGTTTTGATCGCCATTACAACCACTCCACATGAAAACCCTCAACAGCTGTTATGTGATGCAATCACAACCAAGTGCATTTCCTTGTATTACTCACCCTTCTGCACCACTCTCGAGTACTATTGGTTGGGAATAAGTTGGCTTCTACATTCACCTCTAATCTTGTTTGCTACTGACTGATGGGAGGAACCGCTGTGCTCCAATCGTATAGGCGCTTGTTCGTACAGGTTATTTGACAGACTGTCAAGATGGTTGAGAAGATGCTGCTGGAATTGTCGTCGTTGGAAAAGTGTCTGGGCttgaaaaagacaaacaaatacagCACCCAAGGAGACAAGGTGAAAATATATCCCCACGTTATTATTAAGCTAACCTAAAAGGGCGCAACGACAGTAGGAATGGGTAGTGAGTGGGGCTAGATGGAAACGAGAGATAAGTCAGTACATAAgtctgctttttttctttattctctcATCAGTCTTTCATTCATTTTAGTAAATCGTCTTATAAcagtttacaaaaagaaaaacaaacatgtctaAGTTATTTAAGAGCAGTGAACttgttgcaaataaaaacaaaatataagggAGCGGTCTATGTGCAGTGCTTATatacacagcccagcccagcccagcccagttgGAAATACTGCGTACAGCTTACCTACCAGAATACGCATcccatgtttaaatgtaatgtaaagttTAGCCATTACATATGTTAGTATTATTGCTAGCAATACAGAGATTGAACAGAAATGGAACAATACTGTTCCAACGGAACCCTGTATTCATCTAGCCAAGTACTACCCATTTTCTTTCGGTTTTTATGAACAATAGGATTTGTCAGGTATTCGAAATCGAAATGCATTTGACTACAATAAACTGGGTAAAGACTGTACATTCACCTATATTCATCATATATGTATGTAATTTTGTCAGTACAATACAGCCAGTGTTGCTGGCTTTTGAATCTAAGCATATAAAACAGTGTTGAAAATGTGAACACAAATCTTGTGCATTGGGTGAAACTATTGGCTTCAAGCTATTTTGCGACCCAAATTCAGTGAAGCCAGTTTTGCtggttttaatttcatttaattctgtcttttaaaataaataacaaggctAAGTCAATAAACTTCTGGCGTAAGCTAGAAGCAGAAtttgtagcatttaaaaaaaaaaaaaaagttttaacagaTTTACATAACATAAgccttgtttttgttaatttgtataAATCCAGCCTAAACTGAAAACCTTCAAACCGTTTCATGACAGTAAATTGACAACTGCAGTGGTTGTAAAAATAACTCCCAACTAGTAGAGAGTGAAAAATGAACACACTGAATAGGCTACATACACCTAGACAAAAGTACTGTATCCTTGTATGTACCGTATTAAATAAAGAGAATAAAAACAGACTTCAACTTTTACcttgcaaacatttttaaattcaattgtAAGACCGAGTGAAATGGCTGATTTtaaagaccctgattagcactatcttggactacctaagtTAACATAAATAGTTGTTACTATGAAACCTGACTGAAACTGTTTAGAAGGCTTGGTTTGCTTTTTTACAACAGGTTCCAGTTCTTCAGACAAATAATGGACCGAGTTTAATGGGACTGACAACCATTGCTATTCACCTAGTGCAAGAAGCTCAACAGAACCAGCTGCTGGGAAGAACAGCAGAAGAGAAGGCAATTGTGCAGCAATGGTTAGAATACAGAGTAACCCAGATAGATGGCCACCGTGGTAAAGATGAGACCAGAACTATACTCAAGGTACGATACTAAagtttattgttttgcttttaatcaAAAAGCAGAAATTATTGTATTGGCCTTCCATTAGCGAGGCATGCGGCTGAACTTTGAGTGTTGAACTCAGTTTGTAATAATTActttgctacaaggttgtgtgtttttGGGAGATTTTACAAACATTCCACAGTCCAGCACAGCCTGTGCACCATGCACACTGACAGACCAGGCtgttaaacactcaatcagaaaaagaggtaaaacttaaaataagaacataagttaCAACCTTTAAATGCATAACCTGAATAATGTACTTAATGTCATGGACATGACAATAATCACACAGGTAACCATACATTGAAATGTGTCCTGCAGACCAGTTTACTTCATTTCTGATTGTCAGTTTAGTTTCAGTGGCAATATAACTTTTGCCAGGTGAAATGCAACTGAGGTCTAGGGATGTTAAAAGGGGCTAAGCTGTTAAGCAATGGATAAGATTGTTGTACTGTTGCTTAGGGGGACAGTATGATCTGATTCTGGTCGAACAATCTTTAGCCTTCCCGATCATCATGCCTGCTTGGTAGCACACTGCACAATAACTAGTTTGCCCTACAGAACTGTGTAACCAAAGTGATCAAGATGGTTTCCTCCCCAGAAATCTGTAAAAGTGGGCATTGAGCCAATTGCATataaatcaattcattttttttttttaattaaattagtaaGAAGCTGAGTTAATCATGAGAAGTCAACAGCTTTATTGGCACATGTGACAAGTGTTAAACATTTTATAGTAAATTGAAGTcgttattttttgtaacaaaacagcTTATGCTTAATACAAACCCTAATTTGTCTCTGTCATTTAATGTCAGATTAGTCTTTGTTAGAAGCttcatatttgtgttttgtttttcagacataGCAAATGCTTCTACAAAATGGAGCTAGTCAGTGTTAACATATTTTTGATACCAGAGACCCTGGAGGCAACTTGCATAATCCCCTTGTGCCTCTGTCGTTATCTGCTCCCAAACCACATGAACAAGccaacaacagaaaaataaagatacataAATATGTTGGTTAATTAACCCCTTTTTGTGTTCTGTGGAGAATGAACCAGACTCGTTGTTTGTGACCTTTTGGTAAATTTGTTTGAAGTGTATTTATTACTATACAGTGCATTGCAAAAATAATACTATGTGAGAGCCTTCATTAAGTTACTGcagtacatttagattttataGTAATTCACTTTCATACAAGCCATGACCTTTTAACTATCATTCTCCATtcgtttaaattaaaatatgtagttAGTGGGTAAGACAAGTCTGCATTATAGGGTTGGAACAGTAATCGAGAATATCGATAATTAcgatatttttttttgcaatgatcATTTTATAGCGTTGAAAAATTATCGATAATCATAATTATCGTCCATGACCCAATGAAGCAGGAAGTAGCACTCAACAGTCTGCGTGAGTAAATCATGATCTGTGTCGACACTGCGTACATTGGGAAAGTGAAGTACTGATTTTAAACAGTATGCTTTTAACTTTACGTCATGGTTTCATTTTGATAGTAAGTTTTACACTGGCAAAGCATGACTGCTTCTCTaacatgaaaatacaaatattgtttctaaaataaattttaaaaaaaccccCGCTAGGATCACTTTTTTGacacaggatttatttttcacgtaaattgaatgtaattgcaaaaagaaaacaacaaaaaaacaaccatgtGGCACGCTTGTAATATAGCATAAAGAACTGTGTTGCGTCTtttgcttctttattttaaactacagttaAAACATGAGTACTAACTATACTGCAGCCTATGCAATACATGGGGAAAAATAAGCGGGTGCTCAAAACCCTTGCATAGATCTGTTCCCATGGCGATTGTAAAAAGTGTAGTTGcataagtatatattttattaaactgtctgcATTCAAGCAGTGATGTGCAAAACTCAGTATGTTcctaatagtgtttttttttttttttttttttttaataactagtTTGTTTCTCTTAATAGCAGATTCGTAAAGAAAACAAAGTGCTTCCAGGTATCGTTAGCAATTTagttttgttatattaataaatttGGTGGCACTATTATGAAAGTAAACATTCTCAAATTAACATAAATGTTTACATAAGAAGAAAAGAGTATTTTATAGGAAAACTACATAATTTATACAAATTACATTAGGTGTATTTTTATGCTCATGTTTGTTCTGCGCACCCACAAGAAATGTAAAAACTCAGCACATAactgtaggctttttttttttttcttctaaactcagTGACTTTGACTGGTGGTTGTCATGCTGCTcaagtataaatttgataaattacaatcattttttatattttatttatttggacgATAATTGGACGAAATTATTGTGATAATTTCCAGGTGATAATCGatagctgaaaatgtcattatcgtcCAACCTTACTGCAATAGTTTGGAAAATAATTGGGAAGTAAAGGAAATCCATTCATTCTGGACTGTCCACTGACAAAGCAGATAATCACCAACAAgctgaattaaattaattatattccatgaatcatgtcctttgtgttttaAGAAAGGATCTGCGATAGCAGTAAATTGCTTGtaatactataaaaaaatactgcagtaaagaTATACCTGAGTTAAAGATTTACTTGGTGTCAGCCCGTAATAGCTTTTATattgaaattaatttgttttcagaAATATGAACAAAATTAATTTTGAGCTGAGGTAAGGATTGGATCATGTGATAACAGAGACCTTTACGGTGACGTTAGTATGGATTAGTACTTTGATATTGGCTTCTATTGAGGTTTGTTTGCATTTCTTGCCTTAGGGCTAAATAAATCTTGATGTAAActgcttgttttaaaacattatagaAGGAAGCATGATGTTCTGTCAAGGGGATGGTGGAGGTagattctctctttctctctctatatatatatagatagagagagagagagagagagagagagagagagagagagagagagagagagagagagaatataataAGCTATTTTAGGTatgtaaaatgtactgttattgaaaatcaaacatttcagctagtgaCTTCGGTCTACACTAATAAAGGACACAGAAAAAATTGCCAACTTGATTACCTAATATTTGTTATAAGTTTGACTTTGTAATTTATTGTCAACATCGCAATGAAAAACAACAAGGGAGCATTGTACATTTTCCTTGTGtatacacaccatatatatatatatatatatatatatatattatatatatatatatatattatatattattatatattttaattgttttttaacagtTAGCTGTTTTGTACGCCCTATGATAAAACACTGGTGCACCGATAATTGGTAGCCTATCGGCATGGCACCAATATAAGGAAAGAAATCACAATCGGCTAttggcagtttttgttattttagccaatAATGTACACaaatattcatgcttgaatttcttccaatGTTTGGTTTGGTGCGCTTACCAATGATGCAAATATGTCTCttaatctatcaatcaatcaatctattttatatagcgcctttcatagtggaacaccatcacaaagcgctttacaagatgcagtaacaagaagaaaatccataatacttcaaatacagagaaatgagAGAAATGCCACAAACCGGTGTTTGGAATTTTTTCAAAATATCTGAAGACAGCATATAGGATAACTGATTGCAAGTTGTGTGCAGCAAAAATTTCACATGGAGGCAACAGTTGTAAAGATTACAATACATCAAATGTAATACAATACCTCAAGGTATGTCACCCTGTGAGCACACTCGGGATTTCTTAAAGAATGGCTAAGGAAAAGAAAGGGGCCccgaataaacaaacaaaaaaaaaaaagcatagaacTAAGCAGCactaaaacattcaaaatgttcAAAAAATTAGATCGTGAAGATCCCAGGGCAAAATTGAACTGCACTTGACGTTTAATGGAATTTATAACTCTAGATGATCGTCCGTTTTCAGTTGTACATGATACTGGATTTCGGCAGTCTCATTGAATGTCTGGAGCCTCGGTTACCCACTAGGGTGATTTGCATTCGTCTCGTTGAGTGTCTGGAGCCTCATTATACACTGCCAGTAGAAAGTTTATGACCAAGACTGCGCTGCCAGAACTGTACAGTGctgtttttaaacacatacagctGCTCACTGAAAGTGATTATGTATCTGCACTAAGCTTCACACTCTTGTTTGGAGCTCTGGTGTTTCGGCAATGTCAATGCTGAATTTAACGGGCCAGGGGATTGACAACAATAACAATTTGCGGAAGACAATACTCCGGGCCCATGAGTTTAGCGGCTCCCACACAGCGGAAGCCACTTCAGTACCCCTTTACAAGATGTCTAAAATTCATGTGATTGTCAGGGATAATGGAAGAAACATTGCAAAGTCAATGCTAGACTCCAGTTTACTAAGTTTGCCTGTGTAGCACATACACTGCTGTTTGTTGTGATCACAGCGTAGTGTTTCTGACATCATATTGGCTATTGGATGAAAAAATGTCGTCATTTTAAACATTCTCCGCTGGCCTATTCTCATCTACAAGGGATGCAGGCTGAGCTCAGAATGCCTTCCAAGAAGTTACAGCAGGACGTAAATACAAGGAGGAACAGTACTTGCTACATGCTGCAAAGCCTTTTGGAGCAAAAACGTGCTCTTGCAGCTTATGCAGCCGACTGTGAAATTCTTGCAACCTTTACTGTGCATCAATGGGGGATAATCGAAAAAGTAGTGCTAGTCCTAGCGCCTTTTGAAGAATTAATATGTGAAGTAAGTTTGTCATCAGCTTGTGCTTTCGATGTTGTCCCCTGCATAATGCCTTTAGGACTTCTGAGCAAAGTTACAGATTTAGCCAGCTGAATTAAAACTATGAAAAGCACTTTGCTAGTGGCCATGGAAACCCGGTTTGGCGAAATTGATTCGGAACCACTCTGTTGCATAGCAACCTTGCTGGATCCAAGATACAAGGACAGGTACTTTACAGATGCTGCGAAAAAGCTGCAACCCGGGgtctcccaagtggcgcatccaataATACAACGAGACGCACTCACGTTCAAGATGCGGGATAGCATGGGTGTCGCAGCGGTTCGACTCTGGgttattccacagccgaccatggatgggaattcccaggaggcggcgctcaattggctgagcgtctgtggggaggggggggtctaGGTGGGCCAGGGTGTcttcagctcaccgcgcaccagcgacccctgtagtctggccgggcacctgtgggcttgcctgttagctgcccgagagctgcgttgtcctcctacgctgtagctcctgggcggctgcatggtgaatccgcagtgtgtaaagaagtggtcggctgacggcacacgcttcagaggacagcgtgtgttcgtctttgccgctcccgagtccCGAAAAAAGTCTTGAAATGTTGGAGGGAAGTGTCTGTGAGGTAGAAATTGATGACCCAACAGAACAGTGTTGTGCTAGAGACCCATACTTACCAGAGTGAGCCAACTCTTCTCAGAAAATCAGAAAAACCTGCAAGAAAGTTTCTTTCTGCTCCTTGTAGCAGTGTTGACAGTGAACGTTTATTTAGTTTGCTTCACATGCTTGTGGATGAGAAGAGGAACAGGATTTTGTGTGAAAAAGAAGAAATGTtgctttttgtaaagaaaaaccTTCCACCcacagacttgatgctacattaaatccaacgATGAACTGGGAGTAGAATACtattctgatgttttttttttttttgtttgtttttgggttgAATTTTTAGATTGGTTTAAGCTATTATTATTGCACAATGTGCTTCAAAATGaccttttgtagttttttttgctCTTGGTTGTGGGTGTATTCGGCagcattttgaagcagaaattgtTTATTGTGCTGTCAGTAAAGGTAGAAGTTATAATATGccatgtttgacagcaagtggctataatctggtgtttttactagtacaaatacaaaatgttatttttatgtgatttgtaaaacatatgtataaattGTTTTCAAGCACACAATCATGGCGTAGCTAAAGTACAAAAAGCGCCTTAATCTTCTCTGGTGGTTTGGAGGTTGAACAGTAAAGACCAAACAGtcataaatactgccagctatagcttgaaacctaagtttgacatAGTTTGGTAGAATGTCAAGCTCTGGTTATGACTctgcacacaatataatactaaatTATTCTTTCTGATGTGAATGAAACAAGTAAATAATACCCGTTCATTTTTGTCATAATTTCAACAAGTAAAAAACATATGTTAATTTATActtataaaacagtttacatGTTTGCCCTATGTTCTAATAGTTTAAAATAGCTTACCTGCACTGTCTGTTATTATCGGTATCCAATCGGTATCTGCCGATATGGGGAAATAATCATCGGCTATCGGTATTGGCCAAGAAAATCTTAATCGGTACACCCCTAGGTGGAACCATATGAAATGAAACACAgtgttccttttttgttttcttctaggATCTTAACCAGTATCTTGAAGATAAAGTGTACCTGGCGGGAGATAACTTCACTTTAGCAGACATTTTAGTTTACTATGGACTTCATCCTATTATGGTAAGATTCAAAATTCACAATAAACTTTTCTCTGCTAACTCTGTTCAGTTGAGCAGTGGGGTTTCATGACATTTGGAAAAATAGAAGAGTGCCTGTCATTTAAATCGTATTAtacttataaaacaaatgcacatgGAAAATCTTAAATGTACATAGTGGCTACAGACAGAACTGGGTTGCATGATGGGCAACTGGACACCAAGAAATGCGGCAAGTTGAGATGATTTGCATTTTTCACTTGTCTTCTGTTGAAGGATCTGAGCCGATCAATGCAATAACCTTTGTTGTCACATGGTCTCTACAGATTTATCTCATTAAGGGGAGAggtattttgaaaaaaactttaataactttAAGTGGGTCAGAAGGACTTTAACCTGTATTTGAAGCCTGATTTCATGCatgttgtgtatatatagtgGAATACATAATATTTTAAACTTGAACTCCCAGAATTGATAGATTGTTTTAGCATTCACCAATGTACAATtctgctcttttttaaaaaatatatatttttaacat
This Polyodon spathula isolate WHYD16114869_AA chromosome 3, ASM1765450v1, whole genome shotgun sequence DNA region includes the following protein-coding sequences:
- the LOC121313056 gene encoding eukaryotic translation elongation factor 1 epsilon-1-like isoform X2 — protein: MVEKMLLELSSLEKCLGLKKTNKYSTQGDKVPVLQTNNGPSLMGLTTIAIHLVQEAQQNQLLGRTAEEKAIVQQWLEYRVTQIDGHRGKDETRTILKDLNQYLEDKVYLAGDNFTLADILVYYGLHPIMTELSVQEKEKYVNVSRWFNHIQHYPGIRQHLHPVVVLKNRLYTSGH
- the LOC121313056 gene encoding eukaryotic translation elongation factor 1 epsilon-1-like isoform X1, whose protein sequence is MVEKMLLELSSLEKCLGLKKTNKYSTQGDKAWFAFLQQVPVLQTNNGPSLMGLTTIAIHLVQEAQQNQLLGRTAEEKAIVQQWLEYRVTQIDGHRGKDETRTILKDLNQYLEDKVYLAGDNFTLADILVYYGLHPIMTELSVQEKEKYVNVSRWFNHIQHYPGIRQHLHPVVVLKNRLYTSGH